Genomic DNA from Anaerotignum faecicola:
ATCCACGCTGATTACCTTGACTTCCACGATATCTCCCACACTGACCGCCTCCAGCGGATGCTTGATAAATTTCTCCGACATCTGTGATATGTGAACCAGCCCATCCTGATGAACTCCGATGTCCACAAACGCACCAAAATCGATGACATTTCTCACTGTGCCCTTTAACACCATACCCGGCTGTAAATCCTTCATATCCAGCACATCCGTGCGCAGGATAGGCTTCGGCATCTCATCTCTCGGGTCGCGGGCCGGCTTTTCCAGCTCCTTTACGATATCCTGAAGGGTAATCTCT
This window encodes:
- a CDS encoding S1 RNA-binding domain-containing protein, with protein sequence EITLQDIVKELEKPARDPRDEMPKPILRTDVLDMKDLQPGMVLKGTVRNVIDFGAFVDIGVHQDGLVHISQMSEKFIKHPLEAVSVGDIVEVKVISVDVAKKRIALTMKL